The following are encoded together in the Bos taurus isolate L1 Dominette 01449 registration number 42190680 breed Hereford chromosome 12, ARS-UCD2.0, whole genome shotgun sequence genome:
- the LOC132346771 gene encoding uncharacterized protein, which yields MGLSGQAKRYYFSYSLSCNWDSVLFSHEFLIVPESPSPLLGRDILSKVHASVFMNMEPSLSLPLVEQNVNPRVWADGKSVGRAQNAIPVVVKLKDPHVFPHKKQYPLKPEVKEGLKPIIENLKEQGLLIPCNSPCNTPILGIKKSNGKWRLVQDLRIINEAVVPLHPVVPNPYTLLSEIPERAKYFSVIDLKDAFYSVPLAEESQFLFAFEDPTQPASQLTWTVLPQGFRDSPHLLGQSLSRDLQNFNSSEAVVLQYVDDILLCAETEEACSRASEDFLNFLAGCGYKASREKAQLCQQSVRYLGLIISEGTRAIGPERIKPILNQPLPMTLRQLRGFLGITGYCRIWIPGYGELARPLYKLIAETQQAQTDKLVWSPETQKAFKVLQTAVLQAPALSLPTGSEFNLFVTERKGVALGVLTQPRGPHQQPIAYLSRELDVVACGWPHCLRVIGAAALLAPEALKIINGRNLTVLTSHDVSGILSSKVNIWMTDSRLLKYQSLLLEGPVTKLKVCGNLNPATFLPEKENETPDHDCSQFLTLNYAAREDLKDTPLDNPDMEIFTDGSSFVQDGKRKAGYAVVTAEQVLEAKSLPQETSAQLAELVALTRALELSKGQRMGLITYVSLLLLTPNILSLPLDPQDNVFLSWAHSYAAFHNRSNCWVCGALPSSSVEGFPWWTSPLQGKDFLQVCEYLRQQSHAMPLRHLMTSTNPKMDWCNTLYSNYGHNVTFNFDYTLSRFNDYFATYKVNRSRSNGFLPDVYQIWDEVTWLTPEKGRLISTASICWEQTEPSPKVSQQLNYNDWKQMGYLSRETCNVIIPVFSNPSSGSPFVWPGTNWDWISQSRWLAPNGTYWICGSYLWAWLPPGWIGRCTLGLAFTHGFIFSELPEKPANLPHLRTRWARSVFYWYDYLAAAFVPSLGTTDVMLRVDALTNFTQQALQDSQKAISALNAEQAQIRKVVLQNRLALDILTAAQGGTCAIIHTQCCTYIPDMSTNVTHFTNHMNRMIRAMDTPEASIASLWKTLTNSPWWTTILITIILVVLFLLFAPCICNCITGFVSSRMKAFKLQMVAQTPATTVATSSYYLGPLDQISSI from the exons atgggactgtctggacaagccaaaaggtattatttcagttattctttatcttgcaactgggattctgtgctgttttcacacgagtttctgattgtgccagaatctccctcaccccttttgggaagggatatactgagcaaggtccatgcctctgttttcatgaatatggagccctccctttctctccctttagttgaacaaaatgtaaatcctagagtatgggctgatggaaaatctgtgggtcgagcacaaaatgctattcctgtagttgttaagctcaaagacccacacgtatttccacataagaagcagtatccactgaaacctgaagttaaagaagggttaaaacccatcatcgaaaatttaaaggaacagggactattaattccctgtaacagtccttgcaacactcctattttgggtataaagaaatcaaatggtaaatggagactagttcaagatttacgaataataaatgaggctgtagttcctttacaccccgtggtgcctaatccttatactctattgtctgaaattcctgaacgggccaaatatttctcagtaattgatttaaaggatgccttctattcagtgcctttggcggaagaaagtcaattcctatttgcctttgaagaccctacgcagccagcttctcagttaacctggacagttttgccccagggatttcgtgacagtcctcacttattgggacaaagtttgtcacgggatttacaaaactttaatagctctgaagcagtggtgttacaatatgtagatgatattttgctctgtgctgagacagaggaagcttgttcgcgagcctcagaagatttcttaaactttctggcaggctgtggttacaaggcatcaagagaaaaggctcagctttgtcaacaatcggttagatatctgggcctaatcatatcagaagggactagggccataggccctgagagaattaaacctatactaaatcaacccctacctatgactttaagacaattgagaggatttttgggaatcacaggttactgtcgcatttggattccgggttatggggaacttgcccggcctttatataaacttatagctgaaactcagcaggcccaaactgacaaactggtttggtctccagaaactcaaaaggcttttaaggttcttcagactgctgtcctgcaagctccagctctgagcttgcccacagggtcagaatttaatttgtttgtcactgaaagaaaaggtgtggcattgggagttttgacacaaccccgagggcctcaccaacaacctattgcttatctaagcagagaattagatgtagttgcatgtgggtggccccactgcctaagagtaattggggcagcggctttattagcacctgaagctttaaaaataattaatggacgaaaccttactgtactgacttctcatgatgtgagtggaatcttaagttctaaggttaatatttggatgacagacagtaggcttcttaagtatcagtcattgttgttagaaggaccagtaactaagcttaaagtttgtggaaatttaaatcctgccactttccttcctgagaaggaaaatgaaacacctgatcacgattgttctcaattcctaactttaaactatgcagctcgggaggatctaaaggataccccattagacaatcctgacatggaaatatttacagatggcagttcttttgttcaggatggaaagcgtaaagcaggttacgccgtggtgactgctgaacaggttttagaagcaaaatctctcccccaggaaactagtgctcagttagcggagcttgtggccctgacccgagctctagagttaagcaaagggcagcgg atgggcctgataacctatgtgagcttacttctgctgactccaaatatcctgagtctgccgttggatcctcaagacaatgtcttcctgtcctgggctcactcctatgctgcattccacaatcggtctaactgctgggtctgcggagcgctcccctcttcgtcagtggaaggcttcccgtggtggacatccccacttcaaggaaaagactttctccaagtctgtgaataccttcgacaacaatcacatgcgatgcctcttcgtcatctgatgacatctaccaaccctaaaatggactggtgcaacactttgtactctaactacggacataatgtgacttttaattttgattatacgttgtctcggttcaatgactattttgctacatataaggtaaataggtctagatctaatggctttttacctgacgtttatcaaatatgggatgaggttacatggctaactcctgaaaaaggacgtttaatatctactgcctctatatgctgggaacaaacagagccgtccccaaaagttagccaacaacttaattacaatgattggaaacaaatgggatatttgtctcgggaaacatgcaatgtaatcattcccgtgttttccaatcccagttcaggttctccctttgtctggccaggcacgaattgggactggatatctcagtcgcgctggcttgctccaaacggaacttattggatatgtggctcttacctatgggcatggcttccccctggttggatagggagatgcaccctgggtctagcctttactcatggctttatattttcagagcttccagaaaagcctgctaatttaccccaccttagaactcggtgggcaaggtctgtattttattggtatgattatttggctgcagcgtttgttccctctttgggaactacagatgttatgttacgagtggatgctttgactaattttactcaacaggcattacaagattctcaaaaggctatttcagctcttaatgctgaacaagcacaaattagaaaggtggttttacaaaacagattggctctagacattctgacagctgcacaaggaggaacttgtgccattattcatacccaatgctgtacatatatacctgatatgagtacgaatgttactcattttactaaccacatgaacaggatgattagggccatggacactcctgaagcctcaattgcttcactttggaaaacgttaactaattccccatggtggacaactatcttaattacgataattctggttgttttgttcttgctgtttgctccctgcatctgtaattgtataactggatttgtttctagccgcatgaaagcttttaagttacaaatggttgctcaaactcctgctactactGTAGCtacctccagctactatttggggcccctggatcagatatcctcaatatga